AAACACCAGCGCACTCTTAGTCTGCTGGTCTGCTTCTTCCTTACCAGAAAGCTTCTTCTACAGAAGGGGCTAAATGTAATTatagatattttaaattagaTCTTCCAGcttaacattaaaatataaagctAAATCTGTACAGATCTTGCTTGagaatgacattttctttggaGAGGAACATAAATGTGAGGgtaacttgttttccttttgctcatcAGTCTGAGTGTGGACAATCCGTGTGGGGAGCTGGGATAGAAACTCAGCCACATGTTTAGATGTGAGGGGAAGCgggggagaagaaaggagaacaaaacaaaacaaggaacGGGTAAAATCTAAGTACATTCCAACCACTCTGCTCATATCTTTGCATTTTGGTGTTTCAGACATCAACAAGAGTAATCCTTTATATTGAAGTGCCTTTGTCTCAAGGGTGGAGTCCCCTCACTTCTGTCCTATCCTGCTCCGTCTGCTAAATGGGTACAGATATTTTCTGTCAGATTCCAGGTTCCCGGAGTTAAAAAGACTCCAgagttctcatttttatttaataataaggAGCATTATCTCTACTGCCGTTGAAGGTTATGtccatctgctttttgttttaaaaagatgttcAGTGCTCAGAAATAGCAACATGTCTCAGGCTCCTTGAGCTTTTCTAATAGATCATTCTTCCTCACAGACACCGTCGCTGCTGGGAGTGTAAGTGTGCAAAGTAAGAAACCTTTAAAGGTTTAAatccctgccaggcaggggggttggaactacatgatccttgaggacccttccaacccgggtcattctgtgattctgtaaagcATGAAACTACAGAATTTCCTCAGCTGAGGGGACGACCTCAGCACATGGGAAAGGACACCCCCAGAGTAAATGCCCTTGATGGAAAACAATCCGCTGGGGCTTTGTTACAAAGCATGCAAACATCCTGAGGAAGTGGCAGTCGTTGGCAATAAACACAGCATGTAAACGACTACCTGCATCTCGTTAGCTGTTTGTGGGGCAGCTGCCCGACTTGTAAACTCCCGTCCCCGTCCACCCGGATACTATAAAACAATCGGTGTTTGGTTTCTCTGGGGTTAAGAGTTCTGCCCGTGATAGCTGGCAAGGGCACAGAGAACACGGGCTCTTTAGCGGTGGGTATGTGGAGAAAACCTGGAGGGCTGTATTTTTACGAGGGCAGTGGCCGCAATatccctccagcagcacataGGAAGGCTTTTGTAGCAGGGAACCTGCATtaagagctgctgtggggtggggacaGTGGGAGCAAGCATGAGGTGTGGGTGTGTAAGGCCCGGCGGGAGGCAGCGCGCTTTGTCGTCTGGCGCCTGAAGGAACAGCGCTGTAACCCGCCCCGCTGAGGGCCGCAGTGAAGCGGGGCTCGAGGCCTCCACACCCCCCACACGGCGCCGTAGGGAGCCCTGAGGGACGGCCCTGTCCCTTCCCGGCTCCTCGGTTCCCTCAGGCCGATCTCGCTCCGCTGAGGGCGCCGTGCCGGTCCCGCAGTGCGCATGGCAGGGGGGAGGGGAGCGCAGGCGCGATGTAGGCGCTCTGTGGCGGCGGTGTGGCCGGGGCGCTGCCTCCTTCCCGAGCGGTGCAGCGCTCCTTAACGCGGAGACAAAGCGCTGCACCGACACACCCCCCTCcgtaggaggaaaaaaaaaaaggaagcagggCGGGGGGGGGGTTTAAGGATGGAAGATGGAATAAACCGGCCCCATCACCGAGGCAGGCCTGGCATTGTTCAGCGCGACAACAAAGAGCGGAGCGGGCCCGGCGCCGCCCCTCCGcgttctccctcctcctccatccccccccGCAGCCCGCGGCCAATGGCAGCGCGCGGtgacggcggcggcggcggcgcggggctgACAGCGGCCGGCGCCCGGCGCGCCCCCGCCCTCCGCCCGCTGCCTCCGCCTCTCCCGGGCCGTCTGGCTGCGGCGGTGCCTCAGAcagaggaggggagaaggaggaaaaaacgCTGAGTGAGTGGAGTGGAGCCTGGGAGGGGCTCCTTAAAGAAACGCTGCCATCGCCTGGCATTGTGGCCGGCGAGGAACTCGAAAGGGGGGGAAAGCGATCGGAGCTCCTCTCGCTTATCCGCtgcccgccccccccccaccccccccaccccacccccagcccccttTTTTCTTNNNNNNNNNNNNNNNNCCACAGAGTTTAAAGCCACCAAATACTATTTTCCTCGATGCGGTTTAAGCCTTGACTGTGACATTTAATCGGGAATTTTATGCCCATCAAACGGCTCTTTCGTAATCTTTATTTACTCTTtcggaggaaaaaaaaaaaaaaaaaaagagaaaaagggggaaaaaaaaaaaaaaaaaaaaaaaaaaaaagaaaaaaaaaagcctcgAGGGGGGAGCCGTGCGGTGGGGGGGGTCCCGAAACCATCTTATAAACCGGATTGCACGGAGcgaggaggaggaaaaacaacaacaacaacaacaaaaaaagaaagaaagatacaaaATATCCCAGCGAAAGGCGACCGCCCGCCGGCTGCGGCAGccgcccgccccccgccccgcgctcCCGCTGGCCTCGGGCTGCCTTTGTGTCGGAGCCCCGCGCCCCAGCCCGGCGCAGGCGGCGGCTGCAGCGCGGAGCGGACCATGCCCAGCTCGCTCTTCGCCGACATGGAGCGGAacggcagcggcggcggcggaggaggaggaggaggcggagggGGAGAGACCCTGGATGACCAGCGAGCTCTGCAGATCGCCCTGGACCAGCTTTCCCTGCTGGGGCTGGACAACGACGAGGCGGGCTCCATTTACGACAGCGAGCCTCGGAAAAAGAGCGTGAACATGACGGAGTGCGTGCCGGTGCCCAGCTCGGAGCACGTCGCTGAGATCGTGGGCAGGCAAGGTGGGTGAGCGGCGTACAAAGAGCGCGGCCGGGGCGCCGGGATGCGCCGGGAAAGGATAGATAGGGGGAGAAGGCGAAATCTGGCCGCACGAGTTGGGTTGTGTTAAAGAGAACGAGGACAAAAGGGAGCCCCGGCGCGGGTTTCGTCCCCCCGAAGTTGGAAACCGTGGGTTATTTTTAAGGAAGGGGAACGGAGCGGGGAAGTGGAACAATGGGATCGCAATAAAGCATCCGCATAGGGGAGCGCTGCTCGCTCGTTGCGGCcgctgctgctcttcagcttcctcagaacagattttatttttttccgAAAGGAAAGCGCTTAGCAGCAACGCGGGCTGAGCTTTGTGCGGGGCTGCTCGCGTTGCATCGCATCGCATCGCACCGCATTTCATCTTTCCGGCCGTGCCTCCTCCCTGCACGCTGCCCTTTGTTGCAGCCGCTCTCGGGGCTGAGCGCTGGCAGCTCCCGGGCAGTGCCCGCAGCTGGTGCCGCTGCCGCCCGCGGTGCCGCTGGGCTCGTGCCAGGGCTGTGGCTGCCGTCGCGTTGCACATCGCTCCCGGACGCGGTGCCAGCATCGCCCCGGGCAGGGGCAGCGCGCTGCGGGTGGGTGTgtttcaccccccccccccctccccccaacctCAGCTGCACCCAAAGAATGGGTTGTAACCGGTTCTCCCCCGcgctttttccttcccctccccttctccttccgTCTCCCGCATCTCGTTTCCAGGTTGTAAAATCAAAGCTCTGCGGGCGAAGACCAACACCTACATCAAGACCCCGGTGCGCGGGGAGGAGCCGCTCTTTGTTGTGACGGGCAGAAAGGAAGATGTGGCCATGGCCCGCAGGGAGATCATCTCGGCAGCCGAGCACTTCTCCATGATCCGAGCCTCGCGGAACAAGAACACGGCTCTGAACGGCACCGTCCCCGGCCCCCCCAACCTGCCCGGCCAAACCACCATCCAGGTGCGGGTGCCTTATCGCGTGGTGGGCTTGGTCGTGGGGCCCAAGGGGGCCACCATCAAGCGCATCCAGCAGCAGACGCACACCTACATTGTGACTCCCAGCCGGGACAAGGAGCCGGTCTTTGAGGTGACGGGCATGCCCGAGAACGTGGACCGGGCACGGGAGGAGATCGAGGCACACATCGCCATGCGAACCGGCGGCATCATCGAGCTGACGGACGAGAACGACTTCCACGCCAACGGCACGGATGTTGGCTTCGAGCTGAATGGCACGGGCAGCCTGTGGAGCAAGCCCACGCCACCCAGCATCACGCCCACCCCGGGCCGCAAGCCCTTCTGCAACTACCGCAACGACAGCTCCAGCTCGCTGGGCAGCGCTTCCACCGACTCCTACTTCGGGGGTGGCacggggggcggcggggcccgcCTGGCCGACTACAGCCCCCCGAGCCCGGCACTCAGCTTCACCCACAAcggcaacaacaacaacaacagtgCCAACGGCTACGTCTACGGCGGGGGTGGTGGAGATGTGCTCTCCTCCCCGGACTGCTGCTCCGAGCTGCCCTTCGACTCGCCACCTGGCTTCGACCTGGCACCCGCCCCGCCGCCCGGGGCTGCCCTCCTCTGGCCGCAGTTTGAGCGTGGCCCTGCAGCTGCACCGCCCTCGCCCGCACCCTCGCCCGCTGCCGCCGCCTTCCCGGGCGCTGCACCCGCCAATGCCAACCTGGCGCTGCTGGTGAGCGGCCCGAGGCGGGGCGGCAGTGCTCCACCCCCAGCACGGCTCTCCCCGCCCCTGCACGGCAGCGCAGCAGCAGCGGGGCCTGAGCACCCGCTGGCACGCCGGGTGCGCAGCGACCCGGGTGGGCGGCTGCTGACTGCCTCCTACCCGCTGTACGCCAACGGGCTGGGCGGCCATCTGCCAGGTCTGCCCTCCGATTCATCAGCttcatcctcttcctcatccAGCTCGTCGTCCAGCTCGTCCTGCTCATCATCGGGCATGCGGCGGAAGGGCAGCCGCGACTGCTCGGTGTGCTTCGAGAGCGAGGTGATCGCAGCGCTGGTGCCCTGCGGCCACAACCTCTTCTGCATGGAGTGTGCCATGCGTATCTGCGAGAAGACCGAGCCGGAGTGCCCCGTGTGCCACAGCGCCGTCACCCAGGCCATCCGCATCTTCTCCTGAGCCCGGCGGccagctgggtgctgtgtgGTGCATGCTATACATAATAAGGGGCGACTCCATTCTAGTGCTAGGCTAGTTTTTACACTGTACTTTAATACGAAGCTtccaaatcttcctttttttttttaggaaaaaaaaagaaaagaaaagaaaaaaagaaaaaaaaaaaagaacaaaaactgttggaaaaacaaaaaaacccaaaagtaGGAGATGCTTACGATGATGCCAATGGTGTGTGGACTCTTAGTGCTGGTAGTTCCTAGGATGCGTATTgcaaaaaaacaattaaatctATGGGCGGAGACTTTTCTGAATGTTCTTGAAAGGGCAAGAAGTTCCTGTGAAAACCACGATAACTGCAGCTTTATCCAagtgaaaaaaaggagaaaaaaaaaggaaaaaaaaaaaaaaagaaacaaactgtaaCATATCTCTTATATATATGAAAACGTTTAAAGGTTTTAAAGATAAATTGCATTAATACAGATtgaagtattttattcttttttgacttgaaaaattatatttcatattGCAAAGATGTTtacaagtattttaatttaagtTCAGTGAACTTTTTTGTAGCTGGGttaaatcttttttattttagtatggCCTTATGGCAAAGAacactgtattattttaatatcacaCAATTGTGAACGGAATTACAAACCATATGACGTGTAATGCTTTGAACAGTATTCTGTTGGGATGGAGATTTTATAGgttcagaacaaagaaaaaaaaaacaaaagaaaatcttttaaatctGCTTCACCCAGCATATTTTCTATTCAGTGATATAAAGCATATTTTATTCTATATTATTACGGAAATGGAAATGTATAAACATATGTCAAAAGGAACTGTTGAAGCTTTCTAACATTTGTATAAATAGAATTCAGTggaaattacaaaaaaaattctgttgCACCACTATAGTTTtagtatttctattttaatacatttgttTACCACTTGTTTATGTATATGTAGGTGACGTTACTTGAGCTTAAATGTACTTTACTGagcaaagtttaaaaaacaaagtatattttattttatgataaaGGGCCTTTAACCTCATGGTCAAATACTAATATTATATTTGCTGAGACAAGATTTGAAATTGTATcaagagttttatttttctgacatttaaagTTCTacataataaaagtaaaacTTAAGTAATGGTGCTACTTCatgtttttttaagtatttctatataaataaaatattacagaaaaaaaaaaaaaaaaaaaaaaagcaaacaaccaaccaaaccaacccaaaagTTCGCCGTGTGGTGATTTGATTTGATGCGCTGAGAGGTTCTGCTGgaaattcttccttccttccctgcttgtATCACTTGAGTGTGAACTGTGTCATGTTGGTGTTGCTGGGACTCTTCGGCTTGTGAAGGCTTCCAGGGTGGTCCTTCCTGTGATAATGCTGTAATACGTGTTTTTAAGAAGGTTTCatttcatatatgtatatatctatatatatatggcGTATCCCTGAGGTTATTCCACGtgttaaaatgctgtttcttgGTCGTGAAAAATAACTCGGTTTCATGCGTGTTGCTACATTTTAGCAAATAGAGTatatgtaagaaagaaaagcttgcaGCTTCTCGGGTTTGTCAtctcaaagcacagaacagGGGTGTGTCCTTTGTTGCACTGTGCTGATAGAGGGCTGAACGCGGCCGGTCCTGCTCCGTCTTTCCACAGGGTTTCAGAATCTCATCCCAGTCTGAGCATTTCCTAGAGCAGAACAAGGGCTTTTGTGTCTTCCCCGAGTTCTTGAAATTGCTTCTTGGTATTTGGCAGCTGTGGTTCAGATAATTGGTGCTGACAAgcttatttgaataaaaaatttattgctgtgtaaagtttgtttgcttttgatggTGCCCGCACTCGTATAGGGGCAAAGGAAGTACAGAAGCTTTCTGACTAACGTGTCAACAAACCCACCAGGCAAACACTGCAGGATTTTGGTGCTGAACGTAGTCAACGTGTGTAAGAGAACTTGCTGGGTGAAGCGTGTTAGAGCAGATCTCAGAAAGGTGGCTGCAGAtcatttgaaatgtttgtttttgaacGTGCCGGTGCATTTTGCAGCAGGCGAGcgaaaacaacaaaacaaacccaaactgtGTATGGAGCATATCTAGTGTGTTTTACTTCGTGCTTAGCAGTGTGTATTGCCAGAGCTGCTCCGCTCTGATCTCTTTTATGGAATCCAGAGCTGCTTGTtgggtgggaaggggaggagggagggtgCGGCAGGGGATGATGGGATCTCTTTGTTTGATTCGATttgattttttgcttctttcatttaGCTGCGATTGTGGCATCGTCTGAGTTACAGAGTTAAAATTCCTCACTGAAGTGTCGCGTTTGTCTCGGGGAAGCTTGTCATTTGAATGGTGAACAAAAAGAACCGGTGCTGTAGAAAGGAGTCCGGAGAGTGGCAGAGATGTTGTGCTTAATGCAGAAGTGGCACGGCTATTGAAAGACC
The window above is part of the Coturnix japonica isolate 7356 chromosome 10, Coturnix japonica 2.1, whole genome shotgun sequence genome. Proteins encoded here:
- the MEX3B gene encoding RNA-binding protein MEX3B encodes the protein MPSSLFADMERNGSGGGGGGGGGGGGETLDDQRALQIALDQLSLLGLDNDEAGSIYDSEPRKKSVNMTECVPVPSSEHVAEIVGRQGCKIKALRAKTNTYIKTPVRGEEPLFVVTGRKEDVAMARREIISAAEHFSMIRASRNKNTALNGTVPGPPNLPGQTTIQVRVPYRVVGLVVGPKGATIKRIQQQTHTYIVTPSRDKEPVFEVTGMPENVDRAREEIEAHIAMRTGGIIELTDENDFHANGTDVGFELNGTGSLWSKPTPPSITPTPGRKPFCNYRNDSSSSLGSASTDSYFGGGTGGGGARLADYSPPSPALSFTHNGNNNNNSANGYVYGGGGGDVLSSPDCCSELPFDSPPGFDLAPAPPPGAALLWPQFERGPAAAPPSPAPSPAAAAFPGAAPANANLALLVSGPRRGGSAPPPARLSPPLHGSAAAAGPEHPLARRVRSDPGGRLLTASYPLYANGLGGHLPGLPSDSSASSSSSSSSSSSSSCSSSGMRRKGSRDCSVCFESEVIAALVPCGHNLFCMECAMRICEKTEPECPVCHSAVTQAIRIFS